The following proteins come from a genomic window of Nicotiana tomentosiformis chromosome 12, ASM39032v3, whole genome shotgun sequence:
- the LOC138902726 gene encoding uncharacterized protein codes for MEETEEVNFGDSETVKETRITIHLSPSEKEEYIRFLKEHQYIFGWSYDDMTGLSTSIVADKLPTNPMYPRVKQKLRNFKPNMSLKIKQQVTKQIKAKVLREVEYPTCLANIVPVRKKDGKARVCVS; via the coding sequence ATGGAAGAAACTGAGGAAGTTAACTTTGGGGATTCTGAAACTGTCAAAGAAACTCGTATTACCATTCATCTATCTccatcagagaaggaagagtacatcagGTTTCTAAAGGAACATCAGTATATTTTTGGATGGTCCTACGATGACATGACagggttaagcacatccatagtggctgataagctacctaccaaccctatgtaTCCGCGGGTAAAGCAGAAGCTTAGAAACTTCAAGCcaaatatgagtttgaagataaagcAGCAggttaccaagcaaatcaaagccaaggtcctTCGAGAGGTTGAGTACCCAACCTGTctagccaacattgtgccggtaagaaagaaggatgggaaagccAGGGTGTGCGTTAGCTAG